The following proteins are co-located in the Styela clava chromosome 15, kaStyClav1.hap1.2, whole genome shotgun sequence genome:
- the LOC120334240 gene encoding uncharacterized protein LOC120334240, with protein MVRLTADYIVKCNGHTKRQRDESTNRYLKRITHLYMAERNIEGIDNLSACRNLTVLYLYDNKLNRTLNLGTAQTLTHLYLQNNNVSKIEGIGHLYRLTKLYIGYNSISVVEGLQGLSQLRELHVEHQRIPAGEKLLFEPRTLVGLSKCLNVLNVSGNHMDTLNELSILSELVHLIASENYLYDFEDLTQALDSWRNLQKLELSGNPICHKAKYRDNIIVKCQSLELLDGKRINNLEKKFLLSWKASKEARRRMKLESRMMGDLPPIQPHSQPPAPPPHYSIGGLPGGRKRFEMILAKSRSLPASAIPVQESKRVQQYSSPAARMPQNNVPPPPTLGHKSISDVTNLKSERQMTPHPNATHKARSKHNNANGVLKETDFIPQDRATFAEIPPNLNGSQNGSLMGQKRGFLNSKTNQRFTQRTGFSGHSTRFLRQTDGRSDSDIQGEPALFSAQGIQSLTLGMNGHKDDHAMPVEGPSKFGKPAFLQGRRGNQINNQGEITGLLAPMSSPRMEGGEGGPVKPHINGTSPRPIAVSP; from the exons ATGGTTCGTTTGACGGCTGATTACATTGTGAAATGCAACGGGCATACAAAACGTCAGAGAGATGAATCAACAAATCGATATCTTAAACGCATCACTCATCTTTATATGGCCGAAAGGAATATTGAAGGAATT GACAACCTATCTGCATGTCGCAATCTTACTGTGTTATATTTGTACGATAACAAATTGAATCGAACATTGAATCTTGGAACAGCACAGACTCTCACacatttatatttacaaaataacaaTGTTTCTAAAATTGAAGGAATTGGTCATTTATATCGACTCACAAAACT ATATATTGGATACAATAGTATATCAGTAGTTGAAGGATTGCAAGGTTTATCTCAACTCAGAGAACTACATGTCGAACATCAGAGGATTCCTGCTGGAGAAAAGTTACTGTTTGAACCCAGGACGTTAGTTGGACTATCG aaatgtCTGAATGTTCTCAATGTTTCTGGCAACCATATGGATACACTcaatgaactctcaattttgagTGAACTCGTTCATCTTATCGCATCCGAAAATTATTTGTATGATTTTGAGGATCTCACTCAAGCTCTCGATTCCTGGAGAAACCTACAGAAATTGGAATTGAGTGGAAACCCAATTTGTCACAAGGCAAAATACAGAGATAATATTATCGTCAAATGCCAATCTCTAG AATTGTTAGATGGGAAACGTATCAACAATTTGGAGAAGAAATTTTTATTAAGCTGGAAAGCTTCAAAAGAAGCAAGAAGAAGAATGAAATTAGAAAGCAGAATGATGG GTGATTTGCCACCCATTCAGCCCCATTCTCAGCCTCCAGCCCCACCCCCTCATTACAGCATTGGAGGATTACCAGGAGGCAGAAAACGTTTTGAAATGATTTTAGCAAAATCAAGGAGTCTTCCAGCATCAGCGATCCCAGTTCAAGAATCGAAAAGAGTTCAACAATATTCATCTCCTGCAGCAAGGATGCCACAGAATAATGTCCCCCCACCTCCCACACTGGGTCACAAGAGCATAAGCGATGTCACTAATTTGAA GAGCGAGAGACAAATGACCCCTCACCCAAATGCAACACACAAGGCTCGAAGTAAGCATAACAATGCAAACGGTGTTCTCAAGGAAACTGATTTTATTCCACAAGATAGGGCTACATTTGCTGAGATTCCTCCGAACTTGAACGGATCACAAAACGGATCCTTAATGGGACAAAAACGAGGTTTTCTAAACAGTAAAACCAATCAGAGGTTCACTCAAAGAACTGGATTTTCAGGACATAGCACAAGATTTTTACGACAAACAGATGGTCGCAGTGACAGTGATATACAAGGTGAACCAGCGTTATTTTCCGCGCAAGGTATACAGTCGTTAACACTCGGAATGAatggacacaaagatgaccATGCAATGCCAGTAGAAGGTCCATCAAAATTTGGTAAACCAGCTTTTTTGCAAGGACGCCGTGGAAACCAAATTAATAACCAGGGTGAAATTACAGGACTACTTGCCCCAATGTCATCACCTCGGATGGAAGGGGGGGAAGGGGGGCCAGTAAAACCTCACATTAACGGCACGAGTCCACGACCTATTGCAGTGTCTCCATGA